One Aneurinibacillus migulanus genomic window, AAATAGAAAACAATTTTAAGTATCACAAGCCAAAAGAAGGGCAGCCAGAGAAATACACACTCATTCGTGAAAAAGCAAAGGAGTTGGCGTATCTGGTTGACAAGGAATGCCCGAATTCGCGCGAAAAATCACTAGCAATGACAAATCTTGAACAAGCAATAATGTGGGCAAACGCTTCTATTGCTCGAAATTAATTAACGTCCTGAGCATGACGCTATAAAAGGCTTATTTATTTTGCACTCATAGGCGCGAACTGTGAGGGCACAGGGAGGAATAAACAATGAATCTTGAAGAAATCAAAAAGTTTTTGGAAGAGAACAAGGATAATGCAGAGGTACAAACTTTCTTGAAAGGACTTAAATCGGTGTCTATGGACGACGTGAAGGCTTTTCTAGAAGGTAATGAAGAAGGTAAGAAGTTTCTTCAGAGCGAGAAAGATTCATACGTAACCAAAGCTATTGAGACATGGAAGAAAAATAACCTGCAAAAGTTGGTTGACGAGGAAGTAAGCAAGAAGTTTCCAACTGAAACACCTGAACAAAAAGCGATTAAGGACCTTCAGGAAAAGCTTGATGCGATGGAACGAGAGAAGGCGTTGGAATCCATCAGAAATAAGGCTATTTTGCACGCGAATGAGAAGAAATTACCGCTTGAGCTAGTAAATATGCTTGTTTCTGATGATGAAGAGGCTACATTTTCATCTTTGGCTACCGTTGAAAAAGTTTTTTCTTCGCACATTGAGCAGGCTGTGAATGAACGCTTCAAGGCAGGGGGCCGCAGGGATGTAGGGGGCGGTAATTCTGGCACGTATACAGGGCCGAATCCATTTGCAAAAGACACGCTCAATCTTACAGAACAAGGACGTTTGTTGCGTGATAACCCAGAACTAGCGAAAAAACTGGCTGCTGAAGCCGGAATTCAATTATAGGAGGAATCCAACATGGGAGCAAAAACAAAAATCAGTGATGTCATTGTACCAGAACTTTTCAATCCATATGTTATCGACCGAACAACAGAAAAATCTGCACTCTTTTCTAGCGGAATCATTGCTACTAATCCTGAATTAGACAAGCTAGCAAGCGCAGGCGGTAAAATCCTGCATATGCCACAATGGAATGACCTGACTGGTGAGTCGCAAATTCTAAGTGACACCGTGCCATTGGAAACAAAGAAAATTACAACATCCCAAGACATGGCCCGCCTGCATATGCGAGGAGATGCCTGGTCCACGAATGATTTAGCAGGGGCGCTGGCTGGTTCTGATCCGATGAAAGCCATTGGTGACCTAGTGGCGAATTACTGGGCGCGTGACATGCAACGTATTTTAATTGCTACGCTGAATGGTGTGTTTGCTGCAGCCAGCATGGGTGGTAACTTGCATGATATTAGTAAAGAGACGGGTGATGCAGCAAAATTCACAGCTAAAAGCTTTATCGACGCCCAATTCAAACTCGGTGACGCTTATGAATCACTAACGGCCATTGCAGTTCATTCCCGTGTATACGCTGAGATGAATAAGCAAGATTTGATTCAATTTATTCAAGACAGTTCAGGTCGTCTTATTGCCACATACCGTGGTTTCCATATTATCGTGGACGATGGCATTCCATTTGATAATACAAACGGTATCTTCACAACGTACCTGTTTGGCGCTGGTGCTATCGGGTATGCAGAAGGTACACCGGATGTGCCGACAGAAACTGACCGTGACAGCTTGCAGGGGGATAACTATTTGATTAACCGTAAACATTTTGTGCTGCATCCTCGTGGTGTGAAGTGGGAGGAAGGAAGCATAGCGGGTGAATCCCCGACCAACGCTGAACTGGCTGATGGCACACATTGGACTCGAGTATGGGATAACAAGAAAATCCGCGTTGTAAAATTCGTCCACAAGATTTAGAGGGGGTGAACTACCATGGGACTGGCTGCTTTTAATCGTATGCGTAGGCAGCGGGCGCAACGGGTACAACAGGAAGAACGGGCAAAGCGTGAACAGGAAGAACAGGCAAAGGAAGAATCAAAACGTCGGACAAGAAAAAAAGAAACGGAAGAATAGGGAGCGCTCAAGAGGGTGCTCTCTTCTCTTTTGAGGAGGGACTACCGTGGCAAAATATCGCAACAAGCCCGTCTTCATCGATGCAGTGCGATATCAACGAGGGATGGAGGATGGCTTTGATTGTTATTCGATTTCCGGCATGTTTATTGGCACTTTTGGAAAGGACGGACCATTGCCTAGAGTCCAGCAGTTGCCATTTATAAACACGCCACAAGGGAAGCTGTATCTTTCAGAAGGGTGTTATATCATCACTGAAGCTAATGGCAAACGTTCTACTATGCCCGCCAGTATCTTTGAGCTTTTGTATGAAAAAGTAGATGAGTAGGAGGGAAGACGATGGATAGACTGGCAACTGTCAAAATGTTAGTCCGTATCAAAGAAGACGATACGACATATGATGCCAAGTTGAATTATTGGCTGTCGGCCACCGAGCAAGAAATGCTGGCTTATACAAATCGGACAGAACTTCCTCCAGGTCTTGAGCCAGCCCTGATTGACCATGTTGTGTTGCTCTATCGTAAGGACAAGGCAGACACATCGTCAGACGCACAGAGTGCTCCTGTGAAGAGTATTACGGAGGGAAATACCACTATTACCTACGGTGACGCTCCCGCACCGGGATACACCCTTATAGGCGGCAGTTTGATTTCCGTATTGGATCGTTTTGTTGTTCGAGTGGTGCGTGTTCGATGACTCCGGCAGATATCTTAGCGACCAGGTACACCCACAGGATGGATATAAGAGGCTGGGTGGAATATGAGAAGCCAAACGGAGCAACAGACCGCAGGGAGGAAGATAAGGCCGTAGCGGTGCCTTGTAGGATGTCTGTGAGCGTGTCAAGAAATGCAAATCAAACCGATAGCACGAATGACATTGTTTATGACAGCCTCATATTATGCCGTCCTGAAGTTGATGTGCAGGCCGGGGATATGTTGACAGTAACATTAGAGAATGGATGGATTCGGGAGTTTACAGCCGGAGAGCCATTCCCTTATTCGTCACACCTAGAAATCCCTGTGACAAGGAAGGAGAAAGCCTGATGGGACTTGAATTCAAAGGATTGGATTTATTCGAGCAACAGGTACTGCAACGTATTATCAAGGAGATGCCGAGAGAGGTCGAGAAGAAGCTTACAGAGCTGGCTTTTCGGTATCTAGCCGATGTAAAACGACTGACGCCAGTTGCTGAAAAGAACGGCGGTACTTTGCGTGATAGCATCCGAGTTGACAACATAAAGCGGGTAGGTGATGAGTTTGTTATCATCGTCGGGACTAATGTCCATTACGCTCCTCACATCGAGTACGGCCATCGCATCAAGAACAAAGCTGGTAAATACGTTGGCTTTGTAGAGGGCTTCCACATGTTCGAGATTTCCCTCAAACAAATGGAGGAGTGGATTGACGACGATTTACGAAACTGGCTGAAGAATTTTACGGAGGGGCACGCATGAGGCTATCCGAACTATCTGACGCCGTGCTTTTGAAACTGAAAAAAGACTTCCCGGTGGTGAAATATCGCTATGACGAAGAAGTGAAGCAGGGCGCGAAGTTTCCCTGCTTTTTTGTATATCTAGTCCCGATCGTCGACTCGAATGAGACAGAGCACCGAAGATATCAGCGTGTCACAGTGAAAATCATCTACATGACGGATAAGCATACAAACGTAGAGTACCTGAGTATGACAGACGACCTAAACGATGCTTTTGGCTTGAATTTTCCCGTTGGTCAGCGTGTTCTTAGCATTTTTGATAAGACTACACGGAAGATAGACGATGCATTGCATTTTTCGTTTGATGTAAGTGCGTATAGCCTGGTATTTGAAGACGATTATTTCACTCGATACGACATGATGAAGGAACTACATTTGAATCTTAAGGAGGGATAGTCATGGGACTTCCTCAAATTGAAATTGTTTTTCGGACACTAGCGGCCAGCGCCATAGAACGTTCTGAGCGCGGGGTTATTTCACTCATACTACGTGATACCAAGACAGCGGTGAAAGAGTATAAGAGCATTGATGAGGTAAAGGATGCAGACTTTAGCGCGAATAATATCAAGCACATCAAGGAGGCATTCTATGGTACACCGTCCAAGGTAATTGCGGTGCCAATTGCCGCAGATGGCCCGGTATCCGAGGCATTAACAGTGCTGAAAGGAATGTACTGGAATTATCTCGCGATGCCAGAAGCCACAGCAGCCGATGTGACCGATATTGTGGCATTTATAAAAGGTCAGCGTACACTCAAGAAGAAAATCTTCAAGGCTGTTTTACCGAATGCGACTGGTCCTGATCATGAAGGTATTATCAACTTCACAACGACTGGTATCAAAATGAAAGATGGTACAGATATGACCACAGAGGCATTTTGTGTGCGTCTAGCGTCTGTATTTGCAGGTCTACCGTTTACACGTTCGGCAACCTACTATGTATTCCCTGATGTGGCCTCCATCCAGGAGATTGATGATCCGGATGAAGCAATTGATAGCGGTCAACTTATCCTTGTCAATGACGGCAAGAAAGTGAAGATTGGTCGAGCTGTCAACTCGCTTGTTACATTTACACCAGAGAAGCACAGAGAGTTCTCAAAAATTCGCATTGTTGAGATTCTGGATATGGTACTTGAAGACATTCGGGAGACATTTGAAAACGAGTATATCGGTAAGTATGAGAACAGTTTCCAGAACAAACTCATGTTTGTTACTGTGGTTAATGCATATTTCCAAGTCCTCGTTATCGAAAACGTCTTGGAACGTGAAGGAGAGAACCGAGCGCGTATCAATGGCCCAGCGCAAAAGCTATATTTAGAGTCTATGGGGAAAGACACCAGTGAAATGAGTGAGGGGCAGATTCTAAGGGCTAATACAGGTAGCAATGTCTTTCTTGCTGGTAACTTATCTGTATTGGATGCCATGGAAGACTTGAAATTCGATATTGCAATATAGAAAGGGGTGTACAGAGTGAAAAGAGAAGAAAAAGTATATGTTGGCTCCAATGGGAAGGTATACTTCGATGGCGAAGAAATGTTTTATGTTCAGAAGTTTGAACTGAAAGTGTCCGTAAAGCGTGAGAACTTCGATGTTGTAGGGGAATGGGACGAATTTTCAAAGGCTGTAGGTTGGGCCGGGAAAGGCATGATGGAAGTTCTAAAGACGGATGCGTTTGTATATAGGCGTTTTATCGAGTCGTGGAAGAATCGGAAGGACCCGACATTTACTATCATTGGCGAAGTAACAAATCCAGAGACAAACCAGACACAAACCGCCATTGTATCTGAGTGTAAAGTTGACGGCGATCTAGATATCATGTCCTTTGAGCCGAAGAAACTCATGCAAGATAAAATTGGTTTCAATTTCCGACCGTCGCTTTTGGACTTGGAAGCATCGTAAGCAGGGCAGGCAAACAGCCTGCCTTTTCTTATTCCCTAAAACTATGAAACGGAGTGATAGATATGGCAGAGGAAACAAAAGAAACAGCAAGAGCGATTGTAAGTATCAAGGATATCATCGCCAAAAAGAAGGCGCAGGTACAGGAAAAGACAGCTACTGTCTATGTACCGTCTTTAGATGGTGAGATTACTGTAAAAACGCCAAGTTCAGATGACTTACAGGAGTATGACCAGGTGATTGTATATCAATTTTCCCGAACGAGAGACCCGGAAGTGTTACAAAAGGTAACGGAAAAGTTGGTACTGCGTAATGTGGTCGAGCCGAATCTGAAGGACCCAGAATTAATTGAAGCAATGGGGTGTAAAACAAATCCTCCGGCTATTGTACAGGAGGTTTTTACACCAGCGGAAGTAGTAGACATCGCAGCTATTATGATGAAGCTGGCCGGAAGAAAAAGAGGCGAAGCTGTACGGCTGGTAGATGAAATAAAAAACTGATCCAGGAGGACGAATTGTTCCTCCTATATCACCACTATATTCAAAAAGGCTGGAAACCTACTGAGCTTGATGTCTTGCCTTATGTAGAAAAGGAGCTACTAATGGCGAGCATGATTTTTGAAAGAGAAAATATGGCGAAAAGAGGGGGGTTGTAGGTGGCTGACTTTGTGATTAATACACAATTAACATTGCGTGATAACTTAACAACCCCCTTACGTAATGTTGTTCGAGCCTTGCAAGAACTAACCAGAGGAGCAGATAATGCTAGTGATGCCATTGACTATATTAACGCAGCAGCTGACTCCCTTGATAGTATCGAGACAGCAGGCGCACGTAACGAGATGAGAAGATTAGAAGATGCTGCTGATCAAGCGAGTGATGCGATTAGGCAAGTGCCCGATCCCCATGTTGATGGTTCACAAGCGAGAAGGGAACTGCAAGATGTTGAGCAGGAAGCGCAATCTTTACGTTCCACCTTAAATGAAATTCATCAAATTGATATTGCCGGTGGAGTAGGGACAGCGGGGCAGGACCTGATTTCATTTACTCAAATGGTTCGGGAGTATCAAACAGCGCTAGGAGTGACTGAAGAACAAGCTCAACAACTGACGAACATAACAAAGGATACGTGGGCACAAGTACAAGGCATTACAAAAGAAGAAGCTTTTGAGTCTGTACGTGTCACACAAGAGTATTTTGGGCTCCAAGGTGAAGCGGCCAAGAAATACG contains:
- a CDS encoding DUF4355 domain-containing protein, which gives rise to MNLEEIKKFLEENKDNAEVQTFLKGLKSVSMDDVKAFLEGNEEGKKFLQSEKDSYVTKAIETWKKNNLQKLVDEEVSKKFPTETPEQKAIKDLQEKLDAMEREKALESIRNKAILHANEKKLPLELVNMLVSDDEEATFSSLATVEKVFSSHIEQAVNERFKAGGRRDVGGGNSGTYTGPNPFAKDTLNLTEQGRLLRDNPELAKKLAAEAGIQL
- a CDS encoding Acb2/Tad1 domain-containing protein gives rise to the protein MNQQIENNFKYHKPKEGQPEKYTLIREKAKELAYLVDKECPNSREKSLAMTNLEQAIMWANASIARN
- a CDS encoding phage head-tail connector protein gives rise to the protein MDRLATVKMLVRIKEDDTTYDAKLNYWLSATEQEMLAYTNRTELPPGLEPALIDHVVLLYRKDKADTSSDAQSAPVKSITEGNTTITYGDAPAPGYTLIGGSLISVLDRFVVRVVRVR
- a CDS encoding major capsid protein, which codes for MGAKTKISDVIVPELFNPYVIDRTTEKSALFSSGIIATNPELDKLASAGGKILHMPQWNDLTGESQILSDTVPLETKKITTSQDMARLHMRGDAWSTNDLAGALAGSDPMKAIGDLVANYWARDMQRILIATLNGVFAAASMGGNLHDISKETGDAAKFTAKSFIDAQFKLGDAYESLTAIAVHSRVYAEMNKQDLIQFIQDSSGRLIATYRGFHIIVDDGIPFDNTNGIFTTYLFGAGAIGYAEGTPDVPTETDRDSLQGDNYLINRKHFVLHPRGVKWEEGSIAGESPTNAELADGTHWTRVWDNKKIRVVKFVHKI
- a CDS encoding phage tail sheath C-terminal domain-containing protein; translated protein: MGLPQIEIVFRTLAASAIERSERGVISLILRDTKTAVKEYKSIDEVKDADFSANNIKHIKEAFYGTPSKVIAVPIAADGPVSEALTVLKGMYWNYLAMPEATAADVTDIVAFIKGQRTLKKKIFKAVLPNATGPDHEGIINFTTTGIKMKDGTDMTTEAFCVRLASVFAGLPFTRSATYYVFPDVASIQEIDDPDEAIDSGQLILVNDGKKVKIGRAVNSLVTFTPEKHREFSKIRIVEILDMVLEDIRETFENEYIGKYENSFQNKLMFVTVVNAYFQVLVIENVLEREGENRARINGPAQKLYLESMGKDTSEMSEGQILRANTGSNVFLAGNLSVLDAMEDLKFDIAI
- a CDS encoding phage tail tube protein, encoding MKREEKVYVGSNGKVYFDGEEMFYVQKFELKVSVKRENFDVVGEWDEFSKAVGWAGKGMMEVLKTDAFVYRRFIESWKNRKDPTFTIIGEVTNPETNQTQTAIVSECKVDGDLDIMSFEPKKLMQDKIGFNFRPSLLDLEAS
- a CDS encoding phage tail terminator family protein yields the protein MRLSELSDAVLLKLKKDFPVVKYRYDEEVKQGAKFPCFFVYLVPIVDSNETEHRRYQRVTVKIIYMTDKHTNVEYLSMTDDLNDAFGLNFPVGQRVLSIFDKTTRKIDDALHFSFDVSAYSLVFEDDYFTRYDMMKELHLNLKEG
- a CDS encoding HK97 gp10 family phage protein yields the protein MGLEFKGLDLFEQQVLQRIIKEMPREVEKKLTELAFRYLADVKRLTPVAEKNGGTLRDSIRVDNIKRVGDEFVIIVGTNVHYAPHIEYGHRIKNKAGKYVGFVEGFHMFEISLKQMEEWIDDDLRNWLKNFTEGHA